From Salvia splendens isolate huo1 chromosome 16, SspV2, whole genome shotgun sequence, a single genomic window includes:
- the LOC121771909 gene encoding protein FAR1-RELATED SEQUENCE 7-like — translation MNRDELGNIMTVRTKPATIVVAKSNGHRDDVGQSKMEPHMGLEFDTAEEAQEFYSSYATEVGFKIRIGQLYRSRVDGAVISRRFVCSKEGFQTNSRTGCPAFIRVQKVDSGKWVLANIKKEHNHDFEASGELCPPRIQRKTIPTPRSSSAGGASRTGIRSHEDDSPTGVVDMKRLKKEEMDGMVGPVAEPQKGLEFNTANEAYKFYYTYAASAGFRIRIGQLFRSKHDGSITSRRFVCSKEGHQHPSRVGCGAYMRIQRQESGRWVVDRLQKEHNHEFETPTDLSRTVTVASKGDYREEGSNMLENLDLVETNGGLSLVKRVSESNISSAWYTLLLEYFQSRQAEDTGFFYAVETREGKAMNVFWADSRSRFSCTQFGDAIVFDTTHRRGSYSVPLASFVGVNHHRQPVLLGCALVADESEESFTWIFQAWLRAMSGHRPISMIADQEHTIQHSIAQVFPGTHHRFSAWQILAKEQENLGPLLSMYADFRYDYETCVFQSQTANEFDSAWDMLMDKYNLRDHSWFRDMYRMRKSWVPFYLKGTFFAGIPVDGSLKSYFGTILTAQTPSSEFIVRYEKALEQRREEERKEDFNTFNLQAVLHTKDPIEEQCRRLYTITMFKVFQKELLECYSYVGMKINVEGAISRYMVQKCGNSEERKTVAFNASNLNINCSCKMFEFEGVLCRHALKVLQIMNIRELPSRYVLHRWSKNAKYGILRDADSAGGPQDFKALMLWSLREEARNYIEAGAASLERYKLAFEIMQEGRRNLCWQN, via the coding sequence AGGGACGAGTTGGGAAATATTATGACTGTCAGGACAAAACCAGCGACTATAGTTGTTGCAAAAAGCAATGGTCACCGAGACGATGTTGGGCAGTCTAAGATGGAACCGCATATGGGGTTAGAGTTTGATACAGCTGAAGAGGCACAGGAGTTCTACAGTTCGTACGCTACCGAAGTCGGGTTCAAGATTAGGATTGGACAGCTATATAGATCCCGAGTTGACGGTGCTGTTATTTCTCGGAGATTTGTGTGTTCGAAGGAGGGGTTTCAGACCAACTCAAGGACTGGTTGTCCAGCTTTCATAAGAGTGCAAAAGGTAGATTCCGGGAAGTGGGTTTTAGCTAATATTAAGAAGGAGCATAATCATGATTTTGAAGCATCTGGAGAACTCTGTCCACCTCGGATACAGAGGAAAACTATTCCAACTCCAAGGTCATCATCGGCTGGTGGGGCTAGTCGGACTGGAATCAGATCACATGAGGATGATAGTCCGACTGGCGTAGTTGATATGAAACGTCTCAAAAAGGAAGAGATGGATGGAATGGTTGGACCTGTAGCCGAACCACAAAAAGGGCTAGAATTTAACACTGCCAATGAAGCTTACAAATTCTACTATACTTATGCAGCTAGTGCAGGTTTCAGGATCAGAATAGGTCAGTTGTTCCGTTCCAAGCATGATGGGTCGATCACATCTCGAAGATTTGTGTGCTCCAAAGAAGGGCATCAGCATCCCTCGAGAGTCGGCTGTGGGGCATATATGAGAATACAGAGGCAAGAATCAGGAAGGTGGGTTGTTGATCGTCTACAGAAGGAGCATAATCATGAATTTGAAACTCCTACAGATCTTAGTAGAACAGTCACTGTTGCATCAAAGGGGGATTACAGAGAGGAAGGAAGCAATATGCTGGAGAATTTGGATTTGGTAGAGACAAACGGAGGTCTGAGCCTTGTTAAACGTGTTTCAGAGAGTAACATCAGTAGTGCTTGGTATACTTTGCTTCTTGAGTACTTTCAATCCCGGCAAGCGGAAGACACAGGATTCTTTTACGCAGTGGAAACGCGTGAAGGCAAGGCAATGAATGTTTTTTGGGCCGATTCACGATCTAGATTTTCATGCACTCAATTTGGAGACGCCATTGTCTTTGATACGACACACAGAAGAGGTAGTTATTCAGTGCCATTGGCTTCATTTGTTGGTGTTAATCATCACCGTCAACCAGTACTACTTGGTTGCGCATTAGTAGCGGATGAATCTGAGGAGTCATTTACTTGGATTTTTCAGGCTTGGCTTAGGGCAATGTCGGGGCACCGCCCCATTTCTATGATAGCCGATCAAGAGCACACCATTCAGCATTCAATTGCTCAGGTTTTCCCGGGGACGCATCACCGGTTTTCTGCCTGGCAAATCCTGGCTAAAGAACAGGAGAATTTAGGGCCATTACTCTCCATGTATGCTGATTTCAGATATGATTATGAGACTTGCGTCTTCCAGAGTCAGACGGCTAATGAGTTTGATTCTGCTTGGGATATGCTCATGGACAAATACAACCTCAGAGACCATTCTTGGTTCAGGGATATGTACAGAATGCGTAAAAGCTGGGTCCCTTTCTACCTCAAAGGAACATTCTTTGCTGGAATCCCCGTGGATGGGAGCTTAAAGTCATATTTTGGCACTATCTTGACGGCTCAGACGCCTTCCAGTGAATTCATTGTACGATATGAGAAAGCTCTGGAGCAGCGAcgcgaagaggaaaggaaggagGATTTCAACACCTTTAATCTCCAAGCAGTTCTGCACACGAAGGACCCAATAGAAGAGCAATGCAGAAGGCTTTACACAATCACAATGTTTAAGGTCTTCCAGAAGGAGCTCTTGGAGTGCTATAGTTATGTCGGTATGAAGATAAACGTCGAAGGAGCCATCAGCAGATACATGGTGCAGAAGTGCGGGAACAGCGAGGAGAGGAAAACTGTTGCCTTCAACGCGTCAAATCTCAACATAAACTGCAGCTGCAAGATGTTCGAGTTTGAAGGTGTTCTCTGCAGGCATGCTCTCAAAGTGCTCCAAATCATGAACATAAGGGAGCTCCCGTCTCGGTATGTCCTGCACCGGTGGAGCAAGAATGCCAAATACGGAATCCTCAGAGATGCTGACTCAGCAGGTGGTCCACAGGATTTCAAGGCGCTGATGCTGTGGAGTCTCAGAGAGGAAGCGCGGAACTACATCGAGGCCGGGGCGGCGTCTCTCGAGAGATACAAACTGGCGTTCGAGATCATGCAGGAAGGTAGGAGGAATCTCTGCTGGCAAAACTAG
- the LOC121772736 gene encoding DUF21 domain-containing protein At4g14240-like: protein MHFVNAAALLSIALKNGGGGMLGSEIEFGTVWWYVYAGISCILVMFAGVMSGLTLGLMSLGLVELEILQRSGTPAEKKQSAAIFPVVQKQHQLLVTLLLCNAAAMEALPLYLDRIFNQYVAIILSVTFVLFFGEVIPQAICTRYGLAVGANCVWLVRFLMIVCYPIAYPIGKVLDWVLGHNDALFRRAQLKALVSIHSQEAGKGGELTHDETTIISGALDLTEKTAEEAMTPIESTFSLDVNSKLDWEAIGKVLARGHSRVPVYSGNPRNIIGLLLVKSLLTVRAETETPVSAVSIRRIPRVPADMPLYDILNEFQKGSSHMAAVVKPKGGCKRPPSILEKSEGNEPTNGDSDITTPLLTKKEDKSNTVVVDIDKVSKPASKANLAYNEAVLQGLVAPDESEDGEVIGIITLEDVFEELLQEEIVDETDEYVDVHKRIRVAAAAAASSVARAPSIRRLTAQKGAGPKQGLTPKKGGDDDTTSVKLLSSVGEPKR, encoded by the exons ATGCACTTTGTGAATGCGGCGGCGCTGCTGTCGATAGCGTTGAAGAACGGCGGCGGcgggatgttaggatcggagATAGAGTTCGGCACCGTGTGGTGGTACGTATACGCGGGAATATCTTGCATCTTGGTGATGTTCGCCGGGGTAATGTCGGGCCTCACGCTCGGCCTCATGTCGCTCGGCCTTGTCGAGCTCGAAATCCTCCAGCGCAGCGGCACCCCCGCCGAGAAGAAGCAGTCTG CTGCGATATTTCCGGTGGTTCAGAAGCAGCATCAGCTTCTTGTGACATTGCTTTTATGTAATGCTGCTGCAATGGAG GCACTTCCTCTGTACCTAGATAGGATCTTCAATCAGTATGTTGCCATTATACTATCAGTTACTTTTGTCTTATTTTTCGGAGAG GTCATCCCTCAAGCAATATGCACTAGATATGGTCTCGCCGTAGGTGCTAATTGTGTGTGGCTTGTTCGTTTTCTGATGATCGTTTGCTACCCGATTGCTTACCCAATTGGCAAG GTTCTGGATTGGGTTCTAGGACACAATGATGCACTGTTTAGACGAGCTCAGCTGAAAGCTCTCGTTTCTATTCACAGCCAGGAG GCTGGAAAAGGCGGTGAACTAACACATGATGAGACAACAATCATTAGTGGAGCGCTAGATTTGACAGAGAAG ACTGCTGAGGAGGCGATGACGCCAATTGAGTCAACATTTTCGCTGGATGTTAACTCGAAGCTCGACTG GGAAGCAATTGGTAAGGTTCTGGCTCGTGGTCATAGCCGTGTTCCTGTGTATTCTGGAAATCCAAGGAACATTATTGGACTTTTACTG GTAAAAAGTCTTCTCACCGTGAGAGCAGAAACAGAGACCCCTGTCAGTGCTGTTTCTATTAGAAGAATTCCTCG TGTTCCTGCAGATATGCCCCTTTACGACATACTCAACGAGTTTCAAAAAGGTAGTAGCCATATGGCAGCTGTTGTGAAGCCAAAAGGCGGATGCAAAAGACCTCCGTCGATTTTGGAGAAGTCTGAGGGGAACGAACCGACAAACGGAGATTCGGATATAACCACCCCATTGCTAACAAAGAAAGAAGATAAATCAAATACTGTTGTCGTTGACATTGATAAGGTTTCAAAGCCAGCATCCAAAGCTAACCTCGCGTATAATGAAGCAGTTCTGCAAGGGTTGGTTGCTCCGGATGAGTCGGAAGATGGTGAGGTCATTGGCATCATCACCTTAGAAGATGTTTTCGAAGAACTTCTACAG GAGGAGATTGTTGATGAGACGGACGAGTATGTTGATGTCCATAAAAG GATACGCGTGGCAGCAGCTGCAGCTGCTTCGTCAGTAGCACGAGCCCCTTCAATCAGGAGGTTAACGGCCCAAAAAGGAGCT GGACCCAAGCAAGGGCTGACCCCGAAAAAAGGAGGGGACGATGACACGACCTCAGTGAAGCTGCTGAGCAGCGTTGGTGAGCCGAAGAGATGA
- the LOC121772541 gene encoding ribonucleoside-diphosphate reductase small chain A-like — MGSLRNGETERSLFEQKKIEEDEEEPILMEQPQKFCMFPIKYPQLWEMYKKAEASFWTAEEVDLSHDVQHWEALSQPEKHFISHVLAFFAASDGIVLENLAARFLTDVQIAEARAFYGFQTAMENIHSEMYGLLLETYIKDSKEKNRLFNAVENIPCVAQKANWALNWIKSTGTFAERLVAFACVEGIFFSGSFCSIFWLKKRGLMPGLTFSNELISRDEGLHCDFACLLYSLLQKQLSWQRVHLIVEEAVEIEIEFVCDALPCALIGMNSTLMSQYIKFVADRLLVSLGCPKAYNVAFDWMEIISLQGKANFFERRVGDYQKASVMSSLQDGSKNFEFKTDEDF, encoded by the exons ATGGGTTCTTTGAGAAACGGAGAAACAGAGAGAAGCTTGTTTGAGCAGAAGAAAATTGAAGAAGATGAGGAAGAACCCATTTTGATGGAGCAGCCGCAGAAGTTTTGCATGTTTCCTATCAAGTACCCTCAGCTTTGGGAGATGTACAAGAAGGCAGAAGCCAGTTTCTGGACTG CTGAGGAGGTTGATCTCTCACATGATGTGCAGCATTGGGAAGCTCTGTCTCAACCCGAAAAGCACTTCATAAGCCACGTGCTGGCATTCTTTGCTGCTTCAGATGGGATCGTTTTGGAAAACTTGGCTGCTCGTTTCCTCACTGATGTTCAAATTGCAGAG GCTCGAGCATTTTATGGATTTCAAACTGCTATGGAGAATATTCATTCAG AAATGTATGGCTTGCTCTTGGAAACATATATCAAGGACTCAAAAGAGAAGAACAGATTGTTTAATGCAGTCGAGAACATCCCCTGCGTTGCACAAAAAGCCAATTGGGCCTTGAATTGGATTAAGAG CACGGGCACATTTGCTGAGAGACTCGTTGCCTTTGCCTGTGTTGAAGGCATTTTCTTCTCTGGAAG CTTCTGCTCGATTTTTTGGCTTAAGAAAAGGGGATTGATGCCTGGCTTGACGTTCTCTAATGAACTCATTTCTAGAGACGAGGGTCTGCACTGTGACTTCGCCTGCCTCCTATACTC GTTACTTCAGAAGCAACTGAGTTGGCAAAGGGTCCATCTTATTGTAGAAGAAGCTGTTGAAATCGAGATTGAATTTGTTTGTGATGCCCTCCCTTGTGCTCTCATTGGTATGAACTCGACACTGATGAGCCAGTACATCAAGTTCGTTGCTGATCGACTGCTG gtTTCTCTAGGGTGTCCGAAGGCGTACAATGTTGCTTTCGACTGGATGGAAATTATATCGTTACA GGGAAAAGCCAACTTTTTCGAGAGAAGGGTAGGCGACTACCAGAAGGCGTCCGTCATGTCCAGTTTGCAGGACGGTTCCAAGAATTTCGAGTTCAAGACGGACGAGGACTTCTAG
- the LOC121771469 gene encoding mitogen-activated protein kinase 15-like, which yields MQSDHRKKSVDVDFFTQYGEGSRYKIEEVIGKGSYGVVCSAYDTRTGEKVAIKKINDIFEHVSDATRILREVKLLRLLRHPDIVEIKHILLPPSRREFKDIYVVFELMESDLHQVIKANDDLTPEHYQFFLYQLLRGMKYIHTANVFHRDLKPKNILANADCKLKICDFGLARVAFNDTPTAIFWTDYVATRWYRAPELCGSFFSKYTPAIDIWSIGCIFAELLTGKPLFPGKNVVHQLDLMTDLLGTPPPETIARIRNEKARRYLSSMRRKKAIPLSHKFPNADPFALRLLQRMLAFDPKDRPSAEEALADPYFRNLARVEREPSAQPVTKMEFEFERRRITKDDVRELIYREILEYHPKMLKEHLDGAEPTSFMYPSAVDKFKKQFAFLEEHWRNGGAAPAPPAERQQSSSLPRPSVLYSGNANPSMSEVANELSKCSIKDVEKPHADHSYAIPMTRLPLQVPENIQAKPATRPGKITGHAPRYNNYGAALPPAPVDSNEQRRTMRNPSMHPQYVAPNPSYPRKCKAEDGEGAMGDGPNALQRKQELYMARKVAAAQGGAGSLWY from the exons ATGCAATCTGATCATCGGAAAAAG TCTGTAGATGTGGATTTCTTCACACAATATGGTGAAGGAAGCAGATACAAAATCGAGGAAGTAATAGGGAAAGGCAGCTATGGTGTCGTCTGCTCAGCATATGATACACGTACAGGAGAAAAGGTTGCAATCAAGAAGATAAATGACATCTTCGAACATGTCTCCGATGCCACACGGATTCTTCGTGAAGTTAAGCTTCTTAGACTTCTCCGACATCCAGACATTGTGGAGATCAAGCATATTCTGCTGCCCCCGTCTAGAAGAGAGTTCAAGGACATATACGTAGTGTTTGAACTGATGGAGTCCGATCTCCACCAGGTCATCAAAGCCAACGACGACTTGACTCCGGAACATTACCAATTCTTCCTATATCAGCTTCTTCGTGGCATGAAATATATTCATACAG CTAATGTATTTCATCGTGACCTGAAGCCCAAGAACATCTTGGCAAATGCTGATTGCAAATtgaaaatttgtgattttggcCTTGCTAGAGTTGCCTTCAATGATACTCCAACAGCAATATTTTGGACG GATTACGTTGCAACAAGGTGGTATAGAGCTCCAGAATTATGTGGATCCTTTTTCTCCAAG TATACACCTGCGATTGATATTTGGAGCATTGGCTGTATTTTTGCGGAACTTTTGACTGGAAAACCTCTCTTCCCCGGGAAAAACGTTGTTCATCAATTAGATCTCATGACTGATTTGTTGGGAACTCCACCTCCTGAAACCATAGCAAGG ATAAGAAACGAGAAGGCTCGTAGGTATTTAAGCAGCAtgagaaggaagaaggcgatTCCTTTGTCTCACAAGTTCCCGAATGCTGATCCCTTTGCTCTCCGTCTCTTACAAAGAATGCTCGCTTTTGATCCCAAGGACCGACCTTCTGCTGAGGAG GCTCTTGCAGATCCATACTTCCGGAACTTAGCTCGAGTAGAGAGAGAACCTTCTGCACAACCGGTCACCAAAATGGAATTTGAGTTTGAGAGGAGAAGAATCACAAAGGATGACGTTCGAGAGCTGATATACCGCGAGATTCTTGAGTATCACCCCAAGATGTTGAAAGAGCATTTGGATGGAGCAGAACCTACGAGCTTCATGTATCCAAG TGCTGTCGACAAATTCAAGAAGCAATTTGCGTTTCTTGAGGAGCATTGGAGAAACGGAGGTGCTGCTCCTGCTCCGCCTGCTGAGAGACAACAATCGTCGTCTTTGCCTAG GCCTTCTGTACTCTATTCGGGTAATGCTAATCCAAGTATGAGCGAAGTGGCCAACGAACTCTCCAAGTGCTCCATAAAAGATGTCGAGAAGCCACACGCTGATCACTCGTATGCAATTCCGATGACACGGTTGCCTCTCCAAGTTCCAGAAAATATCCAAG CAAAGCCCGCCACAAGGCCGGGGAAGATCACCGGCCACGCACCACGATACAACAACTACGGAGCGGCACTGCCACCAGCACCGGTAGACTCAAACGAACAGCGCAGAACGATGAGAAATCCCAGCATGCATCCTCAATACGTCGCTCCTAACCCTTCGTACCCGAGGAAGTGCAAGGCCGAAGACGGAGAAGGCGCCATGGGTGACGGGCCTAACGCGCTGCAGCGCAAACAAGAGCTCTACATGGCAAGAAAAGTTGCTGCTGCCCAAGGCGGAGCCGGAAGCCTCTGGTACTAA
- the LOC121771470 gene encoding protein ABCI12, chloroplastic-like, with amino-acid sequence MYPALLVSHPRPPATVPSLRSLHSARNYSQLLLQRCSVALKPRIKCAAVSNDEIGGSKSWEKWLPRNLFGAEKVFGAISGATSSPIAQYISSPTTFLHSVDPRIKMAWLLAFVVLPAKADMTVRVGVVVYLALLSVWVQPTEVWKDQLGRVTLLCGILFVLLGLSTDSAPSLLRSRSPPSSVTGLPNLAASYEGYKYVIMKFGPLQLTSKGLSAATTAACLTFTIFQSASLCLTTTTSEQLAFALQCFILPLKNCGVPVAEVILTLLLSLRFINLVFDEVRNVALGIVSRRIQWEQLTTLETVDVFFTYIRRIFKNVYSHAEQISQAMIVRGFRGDCNSYRIFLSAGSSAKIANIVSCSCLIGLVCATTLPRF; translated from the exons ATGTATCCGGCGCTCCTCGTCTCACACCCTAGACCTCCAGCGACAGTCCCATCTCTTCGCTCACTCCACTCTGCGAGAAATTACTCACAATTGCTGCTGCAGCGCTGCTCCGTAGCACTCAAACCTCGAATTAAATGTGCAGCAGTTAGTAATGATGAAATTGGGGGCAGTAAGAGCTGGGAAAAATGGCTGCCCCGTAATCTGTTTGGTGCAGAGAAAGTGTTTGGAGCAATATCAGGGGCTACCTCCAGTCCCATTGCTCAATACATATCTTCTCCCACCACTTTCTTGCACAGCGTTGACCCTAGAATTAAGATG GCATGGCTGCTTGCGTTTGTAGTTTTACCAGCGAAAGCAGATATGACGGTGCGTGTGGGGGTGGTAGTCTATCTAGCCCTGTTGTCTGTGTGGGTTCAGCCGACTGAGGTGTGGAAG GATCAATTGGGAAGAGTGACTTTGCTCTGCGgtatcttgtttgttttgttgggGTTAAGCACCGACAGTGCACCTTCCCTTTTACGGTCGAGAAGCCCACCATCTTCAGTGACAGGATTACCAAACCTTGCCGCATCTTATGAAGGTTATAAATATGTGATTATGAAGTTTGGGCCGTTACAGTTGACAAGTAAAGGCTTGTCAGCTGCTACTACAGCAGCTTGTTTAACATTCACT ATCTTCCAAAGTGCTAGCCTTTGCTTGACAACCACAACATCAGAGCAGCTTGCATTTGCTTTGCAATGCTTTATTCTTCCTTTGAAGAACTGTGGTGTCCCAGTGGCTGAAGTCATTCTAACTCTACTACTCTCGTTAAGATTCATCAATTTGGTATTCGATGAG GTTCGCAATGTGGCCCTGGGTATTGTATCTCGTAGGATTCAATGGGAGCAGTTAACAACACTTGAGACAGTAGATG TTTTCTTCACATACATCCGAAGGATCTTCAAGAATGTCTATAGCCACGCAGAGCAGATAAGCCAG GCAATGATCGTTAGAGGTTTCCGTGGAGACTGCAACTCTTATCGCATTTTTCTGTCAGCTGGCTCATCTGCCAAGATTGCTAATATCGTTTCTTGCTCTTGCCTCATTGGCCTTGTATGTGCTACCACTTTGCCAAGATTCTAG